A single genomic interval of Microbacterium sp. BLY harbors:
- a CDS encoding GNAT family N-acetyltransferase, which translates to MLDVLPLPYSFAARSGVAVLRRATPADTDAVIALLADDPISAARGDVASEDDRPAYARGLHEILADASNDLLVVELGGAVVGTLQLTSIPGMARRGARRLLVEAVRVRSDLRSSGIGSAVMRWVGEVAAPALGAAMVQLTSDAARTDAHRFYERLGYVGSHRGFKYVVPAD; encoded by the coding sequence ATGCTCGACGTCCTCCCGCTGCCCTATTCGTTCGCCGCGCGGAGCGGGGTCGCCGTCCTTCGGAGGGCGACCCCGGCCGACACGGATGCCGTCATCGCCCTCCTCGCGGACGATCCGATCAGCGCGGCCCGCGGCGACGTCGCCTCCGAGGACGACCGCCCCGCGTACGCACGCGGGCTCCACGAGATCCTCGCCGACGCCTCGAACGACCTCCTCGTGGTCGAGCTCGGCGGCGCCGTCGTCGGCACGCTGCAGCTCACCTCGATCCCGGGCATGGCCCGGCGCGGGGCTCGGCGGCTTCTCGTGGAGGCGGTCCGGGTGCGCAGCGACCTCCGCTCGTCCGGCATCGGCTCCGCCGTCATGCGCTGGGTCGGCGAGGTCGCCGCACCCGCCCTCGGCGCCGCGATGGTGCAGCTGACCTCCGACGCCGCCCGCACCGACGCCCACCGCTTCTACGAGCGCCTCGGCTATGTGGGCTCGCACCGCGGCTTCAAATACGTGGTCCCCGCGGACTGA